GCCTTGGGGTGCTCGGGGTGCGGGGAACAGTAGGCGCGGGTGCGGATCGCTTCCAGTGCCTGGTCCAGGGTGGGCCGGTGGGCGGCGATCAGCGCGTGGGCGGACGGTTCGGCGGCCATGCGGGACCAACTCCTCGTCTGGAGAACTCTTCTTCGAGCTCATGACCTGGGCAGAAACAGCCGGACAGAGTTAGAGTAACCGAACGATCGGTCGGGACAAGGGGGACCGCCGCATCTGTGGAAAACCCCGTGCGGGAGGATCGCGCCCATGACAGCACTGGACCTCAGCAGCCCCGTGGCCGTGGTAGGCACCGGAACCATGGGACAGGGCATCGCCCAGGTGGCGCTGGTCGCGGGCCACTCCGTTCGGCTGTACGACTCGGTCGCCGGGCAGGCGGCCAGGGCCGCCGACGCGATCGTCGCCCGGCTCGACCGGCTGGTCGCCAAGGACCGGCTCACCGCCGCCGAACGGGACGCCGCGCGCGAGCGGCTGCTGCCCGCCGCCCACCTGTCCGACCTCGCGGACTGCACGCTGGTCGTCGAGGCCGTCCTGGAGCGGCTCGACGTCAAACAGGAGCTGTTCAGGCAGCTGGAGGACGTGGTCGGCGAGGACTGCCTGCTGGCCACCAACACCTCCTCCCTGTCGGTGACCGCGATCGGCGGCGCGCTGCGCAACCCCGGCCGCTTCGTCGGCCTGCACTTCTTCAACCCCGCCCCGCTGCTGCCGCTGGTGGAGGTCGTCTCCGGGTACGCCAGTGACGTCACGTCCGCCACGCGCGCGTACGAGACGGCGCGCGCCTGGGGCAAGACGCCGGTCGCCTGCGCGGACACCCCGGGCTTCATCGTCAACCGCATCGCGCGGCCCTTCTACGCCGAGGCCTTCGCGGTCCACGAGGCGCAGGGCGCCGACCCTGCCACCATCGACGCCGTGCTGCGCGAGTGCGGCGGCTTCCGGATGGGCGCGTTCGAACTGACCGACCTCATCGGCCAGGACGTCAACGAATCCGTCACCCACTCCGTGTGGACGTCCTTCTTCCAGGACGTGCGCTTCACCCCGTCGCTCGCCCAGCGCCGCCTGGTCGAGTCGGGGCGCCTCGGCCGCAAGAGCGGGCAGGGCTGGTACGCGTACGGCGACGACGCCGAGCCCGTCGAGCCGCACACCGCGGAACCGGGCAGGCGGCCCGCCCACGTCGTCGTCGAGGGCGACCTGGGGCCCGCGGCCGACCTGCTCGCG
The sequence above is a segment of the Streptomyces griseoviridis genome. Coding sequences within it:
- a CDS encoding 3-hydroxyacyl-CoA dehydrogenase — encoded protein: MTALDLSSPVAVVGTGTMGQGIAQVALVAGHSVRLYDSVAGQAARAADAIVARLDRLVAKDRLTAAERDAARERLLPAAHLSDLADCTLVVEAVLERLDVKQELFRQLEDVVGEDCLLATNTSSLSVTAIGGALRNPGRFVGLHFFNPAPLLPLVEVVSGYASDVTSATRAYETARAWGKTPVACADTPGFIVNRIARPFYAEAFAVHEAQGADPATIDAVLRECGGFRMGAFELTDLIGQDVNESVTHSVWTSFFQDVRFTPSLAQRRLVESGRLGRKSGQGWYAYGDDAEPVEPHTAEPGRRPAHVVVEGDLGPAADLLALIREAGIQVREEDEDQGSRLVLPGGGHLALADGQTSVEFRDVVYFDLALDYRRATRIALSASQDTSPRTLAEATGLFQALGKDVSVIGDVPGMIVARTVARIVDLAHDAVAKGVATEEDIDTAMRLGVNYPLGPFEWSRRLGRNWAYALLDDLHLRDPSGRYTPSLALYRHAYATDKREGGTP